The following proteins are encoded in a genomic region of Thermosinus carboxydivorans Nor1:
- a CDS encoding rod shape-determining protein: protein MVSLFNSLARDMGIDLGTANTLVHVKGKGIVLREPSVVAIQRDTGEVLAVGEEAKQMIGRTPGNIVAIRPLKDGVIADFDVTQAMLKYFIRKAMDTRSFIRPRVVVGVPSGVTEVEKRAVIDATIQAGAREAYLIEEPMAAAIGAGLPVHEPTGNMVVDIGGGTTEVAVISLGGIVTSRSIRIGGDELDEAIIQYIKRTYNLMIGERTAEEIKISIGSAIVPAEDETMEIRGRDLVTGLPKTLPIRATEIQRALSEPVFGIIEAVKVTLEKTPPELAADIMDRGIVMTGGGSLLRGLDKLLNKETGMPVHIAEDALSCVALGTGKALESIDLLKRVLMSPKKLG from the coding sequence ATGGTTAGTTTATTCAATTCGCTGGCGCGCGATATGGGGATCGACCTTGGCACGGCTAATACGCTTGTTCATGTAAAAGGCAAAGGCATTGTGCTGCGCGAACCGTCGGTAGTGGCGATTCAGCGCGATACCGGCGAAGTACTGGCCGTGGGCGAAGAGGCCAAACAAATGATCGGCCGGACACCTGGCAATATTGTTGCGATCCGGCCGCTGAAAGACGGTGTCATTGCTGATTTTGACGTTACGCAGGCCATGCTCAAGTATTTTATTCGCAAGGCTATGGATACACGTTCTTTCATTCGCCCCCGCGTTGTTGTCGGCGTTCCGTCAGGGGTGACGGAGGTCGAAAAACGGGCTGTCATTGATGCCACCATCCAGGCCGGCGCCCGGGAAGCGTACTTGATTGAAGAGCCGATGGCGGCGGCCATAGGCGCCGGACTGCCGGTACACGAACCGACAGGTAACATGGTTGTAGACATCGGCGGCGGCACGACCGAAGTAGCGGTTATTTCCCTGGGAGGTATCGTCACCAGCCGCTCGATTCGGATTGGCGGCGATGAATTGGACGAGGCCATTATTCAGTACATTAAACGGACCTATAACCTCATGATTGGCGAGCGGACAGCCGAGGAAATTAAGATCTCCATTGGCTCGGCCATTGTGCCGGCGGAGGATGAGACCATGGAAATCCGTGGTCGTGACCTGGTTACCGGCCTGCCGAAAACATTGCCGATCCGGGCAACGGAAATTCAGCGCGCGCTCAGTGAGCCTGTTTTCGGGATTATCGAGGCGGTAAAAGTTACGCTGGAAAAGACACCGCCTGAATTGGCCGCTGACATTATGGATCGGGGGATTGTCATGACCGGGGGCGGTTCGCTGCTGCGCGGCCTGGATAAGCTACTTAACAAAGAAACCGGCATGCCGGTGCATATTGCGGAAGACGCCCTGTCATGCGTCGCTTTGGGTACCGGCAAAGCGTTGGAGAGTATTGACCTGCTAAAACGCGTGCTGATGTCGCCGAAAAAGCTCGGATAA
- the radC gene encoding RadC family protein, with protein MKTTLDKPLTLKELPEEERPREKLLAKGPAALSNVELLAILLRTGTKNQSVMRLAEGLLAMQDGLAKVSRLTAQELSKIKGIGAAKAVTLVAAMELGKRLASLEAMQRAVIRSPQDIRDLMMPRLRYETKEHFVALLLSTKNHVLAMPVISVGSLNASLVHPRELFREAINHSAAAVILVHNHPSGDPTPSREDIEITGKMVQAGEILGIAVLDHVIIGDGKYVSLKEKGII; from the coding sequence ATGAAAACAACGCTTGATAAACCTTTGACGCTCAAAGAACTGCCCGAAGAGGAGCGGCCACGGGAAAAATTGCTGGCCAAAGGGCCCGCGGCGTTGAGCAATGTCGAACTGCTGGCGATCTTGCTCCGCACCGGTACCAAAAATCAGTCGGTCATGCGCCTGGCCGAGGGGCTGCTGGCGATGCAGGACGGTTTGGCCAAGGTTAGCCGGCTTACCGCGCAAGAGCTCAGCAAGATAAAAGGTATCGGCGCGGCCAAAGCCGTTACGCTTGTCGCCGCCATGGAACTTGGCAAGCGGCTGGCATCGCTCGAAGCCATGCAGCGCGCGGTCATCAGATCGCCTCAGGACATCCGGGATCTCATGATGCCGCGCTTGCGCTATGAAACAAAGGAACACTTTGTTGCTCTGCTGTTATCAACCAAGAACCATGTTCTGGCCATGCCTGTCATCTCGGTGGGCAGCCTGAACGCCTCGCTCGTTCATCCGCGGGAACTATTTCGCGAGGCCATCAACCATAGCGCTGCCGCCGTCATTCTTGTACACAACCACCCGAGCGGTGACCCCACTCCTAGCCGGGAAGATATAGAAATTACCGGGAAAATGGTCCAGGCGGGCGAGATTTTAGGCATTGCCGTTCTCGACCATGTAATAATCGGCGACGGCAAGTATGTTAGTCTGAAAGAAAAGGGAATAATATAA
- a CDS encoding Maf family protein, whose product MGIILASASPRRQELLRQVGCQFEVVVSDVIEDNEQSMAPAELAVTQATAKALDVATKVSCDRIVVGADTIVVLEGQVYGKPVDADDARRMLTDLSGKEHQVITGVAVVKGQNVWTDFAVTSVRMRNLSAVEIERYIATGEPMDKAGAYAIQGKGALLVEGISGCYANVVGLPLVTLARLLDKAGVELL is encoded by the coding sequence ATGGGTATTATTTTAGCGTCCGCCTCGCCGCGGCGTCAGGAACTGCTAAGGCAGGTAGGCTGTCAGTTCGAGGTTGTTGTCAGTGATGTGATTGAGGATAATGAACAGAGCATGGCGCCAGCCGAACTGGCGGTAACACAGGCCACGGCCAAGGCGCTTGACGTAGCGACAAAAGTGAGCTGCGATCGGATCGTGGTTGGCGCTGATACCATTGTCGTGCTGGAGGGGCAGGTATACGGTAAACCGGTTGACGCCGACGATGCTCGGCGCATGCTAACCGACTTATCCGGGAAGGAACATCAGGTTATTACCGGCGTGGCTGTTGTCAAGGGGCAAAACGTATGGACCGACTTTGCCGTAACTAGTGTCAGGATGCGTAATTTGTCCGCTGTAGAAATTGAGCGCTATATTGCCACCGGTGAACCAATGGACAAAGCCGGTGCCTATGCCATTCAAGGCAAGGGCGCTCTTTTGGTTGAGGGCATAAGCGGTTGCTATGCCAACGTAGTGGGGCTGCCCCTGGTTACTTTGGCCAGACTCTTAGACAAAGCGGGCGTTGAATTACTATGA
- a CDS encoding DUF4321 domain-containing protein: protein MKGGRNKGVGTLVLFLVTGAVLGGVLGEVIAGSTLLAGIVPYLIKTYPVFDFPPVTINLYVLRLVIGFAFHPNLISLLGVIVALVLFRRF, encoded by the coding sequence GTGAAAGGCGGCAGAAACAAAGGCGTTGGCACGCTGGTGTTGTTTTTAGTAACCGGCGCGGTGTTGGGCGGGGTTCTTGGTGAGGTCATTGCCGGTTCGACGCTGCTGGCCGGAATTGTACCTTATTTGATTAAAACTTATCCGGTCTTTGACTTTCCGCCGGTTACCATAAACTTATATGTGCTTCGTCTGGTAATAGGATTTGCTTTCCATCCCAATCTGATCAGTCTGTTAGGCGTTATCGTAGCGCTAGTTCTTTTCCGCCGTTTCTAG
- a CDS encoding Gx transporter family protein: MHTRRMVLIALLTAVAGVLHAVEGWLPLPVAVPGAKLGLANIVSLVVLELFGWRAALLVGLLRVLLGTLLGGVLLGPAFAMALSGAVVSTAVMAVILPRWRPPFSLAGISVIGAAVHNIVQMLTAAFLVASPGLFWYLPYLLLFAAPTGLVTGLTAQYFLAKLPRDFTSGNL, translated from the coding sequence ATGCACACTAGACGAATGGTTCTTATTGCGCTACTTACTGCAGTCGCAGGCGTCCTCCATGCGGTGGAAGGGTGGCTGCCTCTGCCGGTGGCCGTACCTGGCGCCAAGCTCGGTTTGGCGAATATTGTGTCACTTGTTGTCCTGGAATTGTTCGGGTGGCGAGCGGCGCTGCTTGTTGGCCTGCTGCGTGTTCTGCTTGGGACGCTGCTGGGCGGCGTCTTGCTTGGCCCGGCGTTTGCCATGGCCTTAAGCGGCGCCGTTGTCAGCACGGCAGTCATGGCGGTGATTCTCCCGCGGTGGCGGCCTCCATTTTCGTTGGCCGGGATCAGCGTCATTGGTGCGGCGGTGCACAACATAGTTCAAATGCTGACTGCGGCCTTTTTGGTTGCCAGCCCAGGACTTTTCTGGTATTTGCCATATTTACTGCTGTTTGCGGCGCCTACTGGCCTGGTAACTGGCCTGACGGCACAGTATTTCCTGGCGAAACTGCCCCGGGACTTTACTTCAGGCAATTTATAG
- a CDS encoding NusG domain II-containing protein, translated as MGLTRADKWLAALLVAVALAGIGLELWLLPQPGSKVVQIWQDGRLVRTVTLREGYHEEIRLGGASRFNIVEIDGTRVRVRDADCPDRLCVRTGWVMAEPQQVVCLPYRVVVKVVSSVPPDVDTIVR; from the coding sequence ATGGGCCTTACACGGGCGGATAAATGGCTGGCGGCTTTGCTGGTTGCGGTGGCGCTGGCCGGAATAGGCCTTGAGCTGTGGCTGCTGCCCCAGCCAGGCAGTAAAGTTGTCCAAATTTGGCAGGACGGCCGGCTTGTTCGGACGGTTACGCTGCGGGAAGGCTACCATGAAGAAATACGGCTGGGTGGTGCCAGCCGCTTCAATATTGTGGAAATAGATGGCACGCGGGTGCGGGTGCGCGATGCCGATTGTCCCGACCGGTTGTGCGTTCGCACCGGCTGGGTTATGGCCGAACCGCAGCAGGTAGTATGCTTGCCCTACCGAGTTGTGGTCAAAGTAGTGTCATCCGTTCCGCCAGACGTTGATACAATTGTCCGCTAG
- a CDS encoding molybdopterin oxidoreductase family protein, whose translation MAIEKRSVCPYDCPDACGLLVKVASGKVTGVRGDPDHPFTRGSLCPKMAHYERTVYAPGRLTRPLLRTGPKGAGQFKPVSWDEAIKIIVERWQKIIAENGGEAILPCSYAGTMGLVQRNAGHAFFYRLGASRLDRTLCTPAKDYGWKAVMGGTLAPHPDEAAASDLIILWGLNALATNIHFLHAVRRAKRQGAAVWLIDTYANPTAKIADRVFLVHPGSDAALAVAMAHVLVRDGLVDQAFIDRHVQGYEEYKREILPDYTPTAASKLTGLPAEVIEEMALAYGRAAAPFISVGGGLARYGNGAMTVRAIVTLPALTGAWQKRGGGVLVGVATGSALNVSLVTREDLMDERTRIININQIGDALNDLTDPPIKSLYVYHSNPAAVLPDQNRVIQGLLREDLFTVVHERFLTDTARYADIVLPATTSLEHSDIYRAYGHYCLQRAFPVIAPVGEAKSNWEVFCLLAQAMGFTDEIFRRTTDELIEEMLAHPTPWLEGVDMARLKAGLPVELPLPADYKLDFKTPSGKIEIYNPRDAEPLPRYLPPHGDEAPFWLMTAPSLYGLNSSFNERADLIRRRQRMSLLMNPDDATGKGLRDGQRVIAFNRRGEVAFYLAVSPAVPPGVVVAEGVWWLDYALNGRTVNALTSQRLTDRAGGSTFYDTKVDVRAE comes from the coding sequence ATGGCGATCGAGAAAAGATCTGTTTGTCCCTATGATTGTCCCGACGCCTGCGGGTTGTTGGTGAAAGTGGCAAGCGGCAAAGTCACGGGGGTTAGGGGCGACCCTGACCATCCCTTTACCCGCGGCAGTTTGTGTCCGAAAATGGCCCACTACGAGCGGACGGTGTACGCACCGGGCCGCCTAACCCGGCCGCTTTTGCGCACTGGCCCGAAAGGGGCCGGGCAGTTTAAGCCTGTTTCGTGGGATGAAGCCATTAAGATAATTGTTGAAAGGTGGCAAAAGATCATTGCCGAGAACGGCGGTGAGGCCATTTTGCCGTGCTCATATGCCGGCACGATGGGACTCGTCCAGCGTAATGCCGGTCACGCCTTTTTTTACCGGCTGGGCGCATCACGGCTTGATCGCACCCTTTGCACGCCGGCCAAAGATTACGGCTGGAAAGCGGTAATGGGCGGAACGCTGGCGCCCCATCCCGATGAAGCAGCCGCCAGCGACCTCATCATTTTATGGGGCTTGAATGCGTTAGCCACCAACATTCATTTTCTTCATGCCGTGCGGCGGGCCAAAAGGCAGGGCGCAGCCGTGTGGCTAATTGATACCTATGCCAACCCTACGGCCAAAATTGCCGACCGCGTCTTTCTCGTCCATCCCGGCAGCGACGCTGCCCTGGCGGTGGCAATGGCCCATGTCTTGGTACGTGACGGTTTAGTAGACCAGGCCTTTATTGACCGCCATGTCCAAGGCTATGAAGAGTATAAGAGGGAAATACTGCCTGACTATACCCCCACGGCAGCCAGTAAACTGACCGGCCTGCCGGCGGAAGTGATTGAAGAAATGGCCTTGGCCTATGGCCGTGCCGCGGCGCCGTTTATCAGCGTGGGCGGCGGTTTAGCCCGCTACGGCAACGGGGCGATGACGGTCCGGGCGATTGTGACGCTGCCGGCGCTGACCGGGGCGTGGCAGAAGCGGGGCGGCGGTGTGCTGGTCGGCGTTGCTACTGGCAGTGCTTTAAACGTTTCGCTCGTAACCCGCGAAGACCTTATGGATGAGCGAACGCGGATCATCAATATCAATCAAATCGGCGATGCCCTAAATGATTTAACCGATCCCCCGATAAAGAGCCTCTATGTTTATCATTCTAATCCGGCGGCCGTGCTGCCTGATCAGAACCGGGTAATCCAGGGTCTGTTACGGGAAGACTTGTTCACCGTAGTCCATGAGCGCTTCCTCACCGACACAGCCCGTTATGCGGACATAGTCTTGCCGGCTACCACTTCGCTGGAACACAGCGATATTTATCGCGCTTACGGCCATTATTGCCTGCAGCGTGCCTTTCCGGTCATTGCGCCGGTCGGCGAGGCCAAGTCCAATTGGGAAGTTTTTTGTCTGCTGGCGCAGGCGATGGGCTTTACGGATGAGATTTTCCGGCGGACAACCGACGAACTCATTGAAGAAATGCTCGCTCACCCGACGCCTTGGCTTGAGGGAGTGGACATGGCGCGGCTAAAGGCCGGCCTGCCGGTTGAACTCCCGCTGCCGGCGGATTATAAACTGGATTTTAAAACTCCGTCCGGTAAAATTGAAATTTACAATCCCCGTGACGCGGAGCCGCTACCCCGCTATCTGCCGCCCCATGGCGACGAAGCCCCGTTCTGGCTGATGACGGCGCCCAGTTTGTATGGTCTGAATTCGTCGTTCAATGAGCGAGCCGACCTCATTCGGCGGCGCCAGCGCATGAGTCTGCTTATGAATCCTGACGACGCCACGGGAAAGGGACTGCGCGATGGCCAGCGCGTGATTGCATTTAACCGCCGGGGAGAAGTCGCCTTTTATCTTGCCGTGTCGCCGGCGGTGCCGCCTGGCGTCGTTGTTGCCGAAGGGGTATGGTGGCTGGACTACGCCTTAAACGGCCGCACCGTTAATGCGCTTACGTCGCAGCGCCTGACCGACCGGGCCGGCGGCAGCACCTTTTATGATACCAAAGTAGATGTAAGAGCAGAGTAG
- the rnfB gene encoding RnfABCDGE type electron transport complex subunit B: protein MSTSILILLVLTSLGLVFGFILAFANKKFAIEVNPLIHLVEDVLPKGQCGACGFAGCQAYAEAVVLRPDVPPNLCIPGKEAVAKAVAELTGKVAEAVEPRIAQVKCAGVAGKAAKDYEYQGVQDCVAASLLAGGFKTCKYGCLGLGTCAKNCTFNAITMSPDGLPVIDPDKCTGCGKCETVCPKQVITMMPLGARVRVNCNSKDKGAVARKACSVACIGCSLCARECPHGAIKIENNLATVDAHICKEQCTDAKCLTKCPTKAIRPAVLGVVPGSESQASVEAVCPSCIKPPNVAG, encoded by the coding sequence ATGAGCACATCCATACTGATTTTGCTTGTGTTAACGTCGCTCGGACTGGTTTTTGGGTTTATCCTGGCTTTTGCCAATAAAAAATTTGCCATTGAGGTAAACCCGCTCATCCACTTGGTAGAAGATGTCTTACCGAAAGGACAGTGTGGTGCCTGTGGCTTTGCCGGCTGTCAGGCTTATGCCGAGGCGGTGGTGCTGCGGCCCGACGTGCCGCCCAACCTTTGTATTCCCGGCAAGGAAGCGGTGGCTAAAGCGGTTGCCGAACTCACCGGCAAAGTTGCGGAAGCCGTTGAACCGCGCATCGCCCAGGTCAAGTGCGCCGGCGTAGCGGGAAAAGCGGCCAAGGACTATGAGTATCAAGGCGTACAGGACTGCGTTGCCGCAAGCCTCTTGGCCGGCGGTTTCAAAACCTGCAAATACGGCTGTTTAGGGCTTGGCACCTGCGCCAAAAATTGTACGTTTAACGCTATTACCATGAGTCCGGATGGGCTGCCGGTTATCGACCCTGATAAATGTACCGGTTGTGGTAAATGTGAAACAGTATGTCCGAAACAGGTTATTACGATGATGCCGCTAGGGGCGCGCGTGCGGGTGAACTGCAACTCCAAAGACAAGGGGGCAGTGGCCCGCAAGGCCTGCAGCGTTGCCTGCATTGGCTGTTCGCTTTGCGCGCGGGAGTGTCCGCACGGGGCGATTAAAATAGAAAATAACCTGGCCACCGTTGATGCCCACATTTGTAAAGAGCAGTGCACTGATGCCAAGTGTCTGACTAAATGTCCGACGAAGGCCATCCGGCCGGCCGTGCTGGGGGTCGTTCCCGGCAGCGAGAGTCAGGCTAGCGTGGAAGCGGTCTGTCCTTCTTGTATAAAGCCGCCTAATGTGGCTGGCTAA
- a CDS encoding electron transport complex protein RnfA, with translation MAEYFTLFMGAVIVNNFVLTRFLGLCIFFGVSKNLNASIGMGMAVTSVMTLSSILAWVVYNYVLHPFGLTFLTTVVFVVLIASFVQLLEMIIKKHAPTLYNMWGIYLVLIATNCIVLGVPLLNAESGYNFTKSVIHAIGSGAGFALAIILMASLREKLQYADVPKPLQGLGIAFILAGMLALSFFGFSGMIPL, from the coding sequence ATGGCAGAGTACTTTACCTTATTCATGGGCGCCGTGATCGTCAATAACTTTGTGCTTACCCGGTTTCTGGGCCTGTGCATTTTCTTTGGCGTGTCAAAAAACCTTAATGCCTCGATCGGCATGGGGATGGCCGTTACCTCGGTTATGACGCTGAGCTCCATATTGGCGTGGGTTGTCTATAACTATGTGCTCCATCCGTTTGGGCTTACCTTTTTAACAACAGTAGTATTCGTCGTTTTGATCGCCAGCTTCGTGCAGCTATTAGAGATGATTATTAAAAAACATGCGCCCACGCTGTATAACATGTGGGGCATTTACCTGGTGCTGATTGCCACCAACTGTATCGTCTTAGGCGTGCCGCTTTTGAATGCCGAGTCGGGATATAACTTTACCAAGAGCGTTATTCATGCAATCGGTTCCGGGGCGGGGTTCGCGCTGGCCATTATTCTTATGGCCAGTCTCCGGGAAAAGCTGCAGTATGCCGATGTGCCCAAGCCGCTGCAAGGGCTTGGCATTGCCTTTATCCTGGCCGGGATGCTGGCATTGTCGTTCTTCGGCTTCTCGGGCATGATCCCGCTATAA
- the rsxE gene encoding electron transport complex subunit RsxE: MSLWQIFYKGLFEQNPIFRLALSLCPALAVTSTATNALGMGLSVLFVITANNVVVSIFRHWVNPKVRVPVFITSIATIVTVVQLTLEAFFPTLYKELSIYLALIVVFAIILARAEVFAAKNTVVPSFFDGLGMGVGFAGAMVLIGMIRELFGAGTVFGIPVFGAGYDPVLIMVLPPGGFILIGLLIGTFNLIGEYQDKVKAAKAKQQPELATMTTQRSEA; this comes from the coding sequence GTGAGTTTGTGGCAAATTTTTTATAAAGGTCTTTTTGAACAAAACCCGATTTTCCGGCTGGCCTTGAGTTTGTGCCCGGCCCTGGCAGTAACTTCCACCGCGACCAATGCCTTGGGGATGGGCCTTTCGGTGCTATTTGTCATTACGGCAAACAACGTTGTCGTATCAATTTTCCGGCATTGGGTCAACCCGAAAGTGCGCGTACCGGTGTTTATTACCTCGATTGCTACCATTGTTACCGTGGTGCAGCTAACGCTTGAAGCATTTTTTCCGACCCTGTACAAAGAATTGAGCATCTACTTGGCCCTGATCGTCGTGTTCGCCATTATTTTGGCGCGGGCCGAAGTATTTGCCGCCAAGAACACCGTTGTTCCGTCATTCTTTGATGGCCTGGGGATGGGTGTTGGCTTTGCCGGGGCGATGGTGCTGATTGGTATGATTCGTGAATTGTTTGGCGCCGGTACGGTCTTCGGCATACCTGTTTTCGGCGCCGGGTACGACCCGGTCCTGATTATGGTTCTGCCACCCGGCGGTTTTATCTTGATCGGTTTGTTAATCGGCACTTTCAATTTAATTGGCGAGTATCAGGATAAAGTAAAAGCCGCCAAGGCGAAACAGCAGCCGGAACTGGCAACCATGACGACGCAAAGGAGTGAAGCCTGA
- a CDS encoding RnfABCDGE type electron transport complex subunit G, translating to MSHGHEQQSNSIFKVGMNLAIACFLSGAVIASTYAMTAPIAAQERINQKNKAMKELVADAQEFKPVDGKTDWYAALKDGKIVAYVVPAESKGYGGAIKMVTAISPDGKVIDYKILAHNETPGLGDKAAEPKFRKQFAGKAAQDLEVVKTPTDKNIQALTGATITSRAVTKGIREAAEQVAAYAASQKK from the coding sequence ATGTCACACGGCCATGAGCAGCAAAGCAACAGTATTTTTAAGGTAGGCATGAATCTTGCCATCGCCTGCTTCCTTTCCGGGGCGGTTATTGCCAGCACTTATGCCATGACGGCGCCGATCGCCGCCCAGGAGCGCATTAATCAGAAAAACAAGGCCATGAAAGAACTCGTCGCCGATGCCCAGGAATTTAAGCCTGTTGACGGTAAAACGGATTGGTACGCGGCCTTGAAAGACGGCAAAATCGTGGCTTATGTGGTGCCGGCGGAAAGCAAGGGCTATGGCGGCGCCATCAAGATGGTGACGGCCATCAGCCCTGATGGCAAAGTAATCGACTACAAAATATTGGCTCACAATGAAACTCCCGGCCTGGGCGACAAGGCGGCCGAGCCCAAATTCCGCAAGCAGTTCGCCGGCAAGGCTGCTCAAGATCTGGAAGTGGTAAAAACACCGACCGACAAAAATATTCAGGCCCTGACAGGCGCTACCATCACTTCCCGGGCCGTTACCAAGGGTATCCGGGAAGCGGCGGAACAAGTGGCCGCCTACGCGGCAAGCCAGAAGAAGTGA
- a CDS encoding RnfABCDGE type electron transport complex subunit D, which produces MSVQAKMETGTLTVSASPHIRCDESIAKIMWTVNAALAPAALFSVYHFGLPALTTMVICIVAAVGTEYLIQKWQGKEVTVSDGSAFLTGLLLAMNVPATLPWYMPLLGSIVAIAIAKHTMGGLGYNIFNPALIGRAFMLASWPVAMTTWPAMPSKVDGVTSATPLGILKLQGYEKLVQVFGDRPELYKALFLGLRSGSMGETSALLILLGGLYLIYRGYINWQVPAAMIGTVAVLTWAFGGSSGLFTGDPLVHMISGGLMLGAFFMATDMVTIPITLKGQIVFAVGAGVLTVLIRLLGGYPEGVCYAILLMNSVTPLIDRLIKPVKYGARR; this is translated from the coding sequence ATGAGCGTACAAGCGAAAATGGAAACAGGCACGCTTACAGTGTCGGCATCGCCCCATATTCGGTGCGATGAGTCGATTGCCAAGATTATGTGGACTGTCAACGCGGCCCTGGCGCCGGCGGCGCTATTTTCCGTTTATCACTTTGGCCTGCCGGCGCTTACGACCATGGTGATCTGTATTGTCGCGGCGGTTGGCACAGAATATTTGATCCAGAAATGGCAGGGGAAAGAGGTGACGGTCAGCGACGGCAGCGCCTTTTTGACCGGGCTATTGCTTGCTATGAACGTACCCGCTACTTTGCCATGGTATATGCCGCTTTTAGGTTCGATTGTCGCGATTGCCATCGCCAAACATACCATGGGCGGCCTTGGCTACAATATTTTTAACCCTGCCCTTATTGGTCGGGCCTTTATGCTAGCGTCCTGGCCGGTAGCCATGACGACCTGGCCGGCCATGCCAAGCAAGGTGGACGGCGTGACGTCGGCTACACCGCTTGGTATTTTGAAACTGCAGGGTTATGAAAAGCTAGTGCAGGTCTTTGGCGACCGTCCGGAATTGTACAAAGCGCTCTTTTTGGGGCTGCGTAGCGGCAGTATGGGCGAGACGTCGGCGCTGCTTATTCTGCTCGGTGGTTTGTATCTTATTTACCGGGGCTATATTAATTGGCAGGTTCCGGCGGCTATGATCGGTACGGTTGCCGTCCTGACCTGGGCGTTTGGCGGCTCAAGCGGCCTGTTTACCGGTGATCCGCTGGTGCATATGATTTCCGGCGGTTTGATGCTCGGCGCCTTCTTTATGGCTACCGATATGGTTACAATTCCTATTACCCTTAAAGGGCAAATTGTGTTTGCCGTCGGTGCGGGGGTTTTAACGGTGCTCATCCGTCTGCTTGGCGGTTATCCCGAAGGCGTCTGCTACGCCATTTTGCTGATGAACTCGGTGACGCCGCTCATCGACCGGCTGATAAAACCGGTAAAGTATGGGGCAAGGAGGTAA